In one Moritella sp. 5 genomic region, the following are encoded:
- a CDS encoding AAA family ATPase, with translation MSQLINQIEALGFRRKGICKPEHLNTLVSKFEKSPVASPLFKKYMFDILSNISALYENKTYSTESEKLKFYINDKWFFLAIPQKNGCKITISLRADILSIYPQFESMVTKSYAKPKLNDKGEKNDNFTFELGGEAVEEAIIDFADVLNGRVDNKMMEETESQGTSMNSDNDIVTSPLNQILYGPPGTGKTYHSIDAAVKAAEPQYYASLKIDIITGTTDKQREELTNKYKELSDAGRIRFVTFHQSYGYEEFVEGISAKTEQGQVSYKIKSGVFKQIAEDASLSKVNLSHEINPDGQVWKISINGVHANPQKKYCFENDLAAIGWGDTGDLSVRKRNDYFNKLVSHDRNSITSFSESMEIGDLILCINSNSSIEAIGVVSGEYFYNEDGLLGRPDFKHFLPVKWLKQGINIDFKSLNGNRTFHTPTCNHLKRLTITAVLNHLIEHQVTIGIDELKKPVENYVLIIDEINRGNISKIFGELITLIEPSKRKGNREALDLILPCSSTPFSVPNNLHIIGTMNTADRSLAMMDTALRRRFDFIEMMPNTSLFSDTDMIKGIDLEALLETMNKRIEVLYDREHTLGHAFFMPVKALVDKKDESGAFQELQSVFKNKIIPLLEEYFFEDWNKIRLVLGDNRKAESLRFVTEEKQSYDEIFGAGHGLDSYETESISYTLASFDGEESVWGKAAAYIGIYSSKPVEVNKSDSESEAA, from the coding sequence ATGAGTCAGCTGATTAACCAAATAGAAGCGTTGGGTTTTAGAAGAAAAGGAATATGTAAGCCTGAGCACCTCAATACATTAGTGAGTAAATTTGAAAAGAGTCCCGTAGCGAGTCCATTATTCAAGAAGTATATGTTTGATATTTTATCAAACATATCAGCTTTGTATGAAAATAAAACTTATTCAACAGAGTCAGAAAAATTAAAGTTTTATATTAATGATAAATGGTTTTTTTTAGCTATCCCTCAGAAAAATGGCTGTAAAATAACTATCTCATTACGTGCAGACATTCTGTCAATATATCCTCAGTTTGAATCCATGGTGACTAAATCATATGCGAAACCGAAGCTTAATGATAAAGGCGAAAAGAATGATAATTTTACTTTTGAGTTAGGAGGTGAAGCCGTCGAAGAAGCAATAATCGATTTTGCTGATGTGCTTAACGGTCGTGTAGACAATAAAATGATGGAAGAAACGGAATCTCAAGGAACAAGCATGAATTCTGATAACGATATTGTAACTAGTCCTTTAAACCAAATCCTTTATGGTCCCCCTGGTACTGGTAAAACATACCACTCGATTGACGCAGCCGTTAAAGCCGCAGAGCCTCAGTATTATGCAAGTTTAAAAATAGATATAATTACTGGTACTACAGATAAACAGCGTGAAGAATTAACGAACAAATATAAAGAGCTGTCTGATGCAGGGCGCATTCGGTTTGTCACGTTTCATCAAAGTTATGGCTATGAAGAGTTTGTTGAAGGCATTAGCGCCAAAACAGAGCAAGGACAAGTTAGTTACAAAATTAAATCGGGTGTATTTAAACAAATAGCTGAAGATGCATCTCTATCTAAAGTAAACTTGAGCCATGAAATTAACCCTGATGGTCAGGTTTGGAAAATATCGATAAATGGTGTACATGCAAACCCACAAAAAAAATATTGTTTTGAGAATGATCTAGCTGCAATTGGTTGGGGGGATACCGGCGATTTATCTGTTCGTAAACGTAATGATTATTTCAATAAGTTAGTTTCACATGATCGGAATTCAATAACATCTTTCAGTGAAAGTATGGAAATTGGCGACTTAATTTTGTGCATAAATAGTAATAGCTCGATAGAAGCAATAGGTGTTGTTTCTGGAGAATACTTTTATAATGAAGATGGTTTACTGGGTCGACCTGATTTTAAACATTTTTTACCAGTAAAATGGTTAAAGCAAGGAATCAATATTGATTTTAAATCGCTAAATGGAAATAGAACATTTCATACACCGACATGTAACCACCTTAAACGATTAACTATTACCGCTGTACTTAATCACCTTATTGAACATCAAGTTACTATTGGTATAGATGAGCTTAAAAAACCAGTAGAAAACTATGTTTTGATTATTGATGAAATTAATCGAGGTAATATTTCAAAGATATTTGGTGAATTGATTACATTAATAGAACCATCAAAACGAAAAGGAAATCGTGAGGCATTGGATTTAATTTTACCTTGCTCATCCACGCCTTTTTCTGTACCAAATAACCTGCATATAATTGGCACTATGAACACTGCTGACCGTTCATTAGCAATGATGGATACCGCATTACGTCGCCGTTTTGATTTTATTGAAATGATGCCAAATACATCCCTGTTTTCTGATACGGATATGATTAAAGGTATCGACTTAGAAGCTCTTCTCGAAACCATGAATAAGCGCATTGAAGTATTATACGACCGTGAACACACATTAGGTCATGCTTTCTTTATGCCTGTTAAAGCGCTGGTGGATAAGAAAGATGAATCAGGTGCATTTCAAGAACTACAATCCGTATTTAAAAATAAAATCATTCCATTACTTGAGGAGTACTTCTTTGAAGATTGGAACAAGATCCGTTTAGTGCTAGGTGATAATCGTAAAGCTGAATCATTACGTTTTGTAACCGAAGAAAAGCAATCATACGACGAAATTTTTGGTGCTGGACATGGTCTAGATAGCTATGAGACTGAAAGCATCAGCTATACGCTTGCTTCATTTGATGGTGAAGAATCGGTGTGGGGTAAAGCAGCTGCATATATTGGTATTTACTCAAGTAAACCAGTAGAAGTAAACAAATCAGATAGTGAATCTGAGGCCGCTTAA
- a CDS encoding methyltransferase domain-containing protein, with protein MHTNFYDVHAQQLADQYLSKSFEEVHAAWAEFLPPILNKSNARILDLGAGAGRDSRYLAEQGQVSDISIVAVEPAKLLAEIGQQQTQGLNVKWVEDSLPALDVVSRQEVSFDLILLSAVWMHIPKSERPRAIRKLANLLKPGAKLVISLRHGPSGDERKMHDVSTEELELLAKTVGLSVVLKTEHDSDKLGRDSVHWQTVVLQLPDDGSGAFPFIRHVALNDGKAATHKLALMRVLLRIADGHPGAVIRREDTAQGMRVILPVGLVALYWCHQYKILIDDHGLYQTPNKKPNMGFMKDDGWHKLTHRSATDYRIGHLFVGEDAIALHRTLSAAVSNIKEMPCKHITLPNSDINVFEVDSKTVRAKDSLFLDMASLSQWGELSLPETIWNAFSRYACWVEPVLVSEWMKTMKGYQGNKNPEQQLAIANSLDWLEAKRSTVESRKRLELLQQTQSLQCVWSGKVLKQEFAIDHCMPFARWPNNDLWNLLPSDSKVNGQKSDSLPTAKKLKDAKLRITDWWQQAWTNDNTQSTRFFAEANIALPGLTTNNTSIDDLFEALELQRGRLKEMQQLREWG; from the coding sequence ATGCACACCAACTTTTATGACGTTCATGCTCAACAACTTGCCGATCAATACTTATCAAAATCCTTCGAAGAAGTGCATGCCGCATGGGCTGAATTTTTACCGCCAATTCTAAACAAATCTAACGCGCGTATTCTTGACTTAGGTGCTGGGGCGGGGCGTGATAGTCGATATCTCGCTGAGCAAGGACAAGTAAGCGACATTAGTATTGTTGCTGTCGAGCCTGCTAAGTTATTAGCCGAAATAGGCCAGCAACAAACGCAGGGGTTGAATGTTAAATGGGTTGAAGATTCTCTACCCGCTCTGGATGTTGTCAGTCGCCAAGAAGTCAGTTTTGATCTTATCCTGCTTAGTGCTGTGTGGATGCATATCCCGAAAAGCGAGCGACCGCGTGCAATCCGAAAACTAGCCAACTTACTCAAACCCGGCGCTAAATTAGTTATCTCGCTACGTCATGGCCCCAGTGGTGATGAACGTAAAATGCATGATGTCAGTACTGAAGAGTTAGAACTACTTGCTAAGACCGTTGGTTTATCTGTCGTGCTTAAAACAGAGCATGATAGCGACAAGCTTGGACGTGATAGCGTTCATTGGCAAACCGTAGTATTGCAATTGCCTGATGATGGCTCAGGTGCATTTCCTTTTATTCGTCATGTGGCATTGAATGATGGTAAAGCTGCAACGCACAAGCTGGCATTAATGCGAGTATTGTTGCGTATTGCCGACGGTCATCCTGGCGCTGTTATTCGCCGTGAAGATACCGCGCAGGGTATGAGAGTTATATTACCAGTAGGGCTGGTGGCTTTATATTGGTGTCATCAATACAAGATACTGATTGATGATCATGGCTTATATCAGACCCCCAATAAAAAACCTAATATGGGTTTTATGAAAGACGATGGCTGGCACAAGTTAACGCATCGTTCTGCTACAGATTATCGTATCGGCCATCTTTTTGTTGGTGAAGATGCTATCGCACTGCACCGAACATTATCCGCAGCAGTCAGCAACATTAAAGAAATGCCGTGTAAACACATCACCTTGCCGAACAGTGACATCAATGTATTTGAAGTCGATAGTAAAACGGTACGCGCTAAAGACAGTTTGTTTTTAGATATGGCGTCTTTATCTCAATGGGGCGAACTGTCATTGCCTGAAACAATATGGAATGCTTTTAGTCGTTACGCTTGCTGGGTTGAACCTGTTCTTGTCAGTGAGTGGATGAAAACCATGAAGGGATATCAGGGTAACAAGAACCCTGAACAACAGCTGGCAATAGCAAATTCACTGGATTGGTTAGAAGCCAAGCGTTCTACTGTTGAGAGCCGTAAACGTTTGGAATTATTACAACAGACACAAAGCCTGCAATGTGTCTGGTCTGGCAAAGTTTTAAAACAAGAGTTCGCAATAGATCACTGTATGCCGTTTGCGCGCTGGCCGAATAACGATCTGTGGAACCTGTTACCGAGTGATAGCAAAGTGAATGGTCAGAAAAGTGATAGCTTGCCGACTGCTAAAAAGCTTAAAGACGCTAAATTACGTATTACAGATTGGTGGCAACAAGCTTGGACAAATGATAATACGCAGTCGACTCGTTTCTTTGCCGAAGCGAATATAGCTTTACCGGGATTAACGACGAACAATACGTCTATCGATGATCTTTTTGAAGCGCTGGAATTACAACGCGGGCGATTAAAAGAAATGCAGCAACTGAGGGAGTGGGGTTGA
- a CDS encoding YwbE family protein, with protein MSGTNRSDIKKGLAVSIVLKQDQRSGNLTDGIVKDILTNSPNHPHGIKVRLESGDVGRVKVIND; from the coding sequence ATGAGCGGAACGAACAGATCGGATATCAAAAAGGGTTTAGCGGTATCGATTGTACTGAAACAAGACCAACGCAGTGGTAACTTGACCGACGGGATCGTGAAAGACATTCTCACTAATTCACCAAATCATCCCCACGGTATTAAAGTGCGTTTAGAAAGTGGTGATGTGGGACGTGTTAAAGTGATTAACGACTAA
- a CDS encoding HAMP domain-containing sensor histidine kinase, producing MKHRNSLKYQFKKQLAISIGLLVIVFSFLLYQLFFVAVGTTMHRTMMPMASHYAKQVELNQNVPLPRDGAYSVFVGRESIPSEIASLFDIDGMKDFGLSVNDGDQLVKLSRPDAVYFLLVHPITNSTDKLYLLYNDTPQKGLAGASKRAPLLNVPFSIIFITLLAIFLVYWVARRLISKVLNPLHELSVMAKSLDESNPELSFAVMNDKTEIGEVANTLHQTMGRIHQYHQREKQFLQNASHELRTPIAVVSSALDIIDLRTAQGKTNVADQYMHIRRANKNMAEMTEALLLLSRKSGTPTQLETVNLEQLATVIIDEHKYLLKGKDVDVELVVDDSPSRELPLSLCRIVLSNLIRNAFEHTLSGIVRVQLSGLIVSITNTSAGLADYEQNATERGVSQGQGFGIGLDIVQKIVAQQEWQLHLSSDNNDGSQVVVYFEPRH from the coding sequence ATGAAGCATAGAAATAGCTTAAAATATCAGTTTAAGAAACAGTTAGCGATCAGCATAGGTTTACTGGTTATTGTGTTTTCATTCTTACTGTATCAGCTTTTTTTTGTTGCGGTTGGTACCACTATGCATCGTACTATGATGCCGATGGCTAGCCATTATGCTAAGCAGGTTGAGCTAAACCAAAACGTGCCGTTACCTAGGGATGGTGCTTATTCTGTTTTTGTTGGTCGCGAGTCGATTCCCAGCGAGATAGCCAGTTTGTTTGATATTGATGGCATGAAGGACTTTGGTCTTTCAGTGAATGATGGTGATCAACTGGTCAAGCTTTCTCGTCCTGACGCTGTCTATTTTTTGCTTGTTCACCCGATAACGAATTCCACAGACAAACTTTATTTACTTTATAACGACACGCCTCAAAAGGGGTTAGCGGGTGCTTCAAAACGAGCACCGTTATTAAATGTGCCATTTTCCATCATCTTTATTACCTTGTTAGCCATATTTTTAGTGTATTGGGTAGCGCGGCGTTTAATCAGTAAGGTGTTGAACCCATTGCATGAGCTGTCTGTGATGGCAAAAAGCCTTGATGAGAGTAACCCGGAACTGTCGTTTGCGGTCATGAATGATAAGACTGAAATTGGTGAAGTGGCGAATACATTGCACCAGACTATGGGGCGTATCCATCAATACCATCAAAGGGAGAAGCAGTTTTTACAAAACGCCAGTCATGAGTTACGCACGCCCATTGCTGTGGTGTCTTCTGCCTTAGATATTATTGATTTAAGAACGGCCCAAGGTAAGACAAATGTTGCTGATCAATACATGCATATTCGACGCGCCAATAAAAATATGGCGGAGATGACCGAAGCGCTGTTATTACTAAGCCGGAAAAGTGGTACGCCAACGCAGCTAGAAACAGTAAATCTTGAGCAATTAGCTACAGTGATTATTGATGAACACAAGTATTTGTTGAAAGGAAAAGACGTTGACGTTGAGCTTGTCGTTGATGACAGCCCATCACGTGAATTACCTTTGTCACTGTGTCGAATTGTGTTGAGTAACCTGATACGTAATGCATTTGAGCATACTTTATCAGGCATAGTGCGGGTGCAGCTTTCGGGTCTTATTGTGTCAATTACGAATACGAGTGCTGGTTTAGCTGATTATGAGCAAAATGCTACTGAACGTGGCGTGTCTCAGGGGCAAGGGTTTGGCATTGGTTTAGATATAGTCCAAAAAATTGTAGCGCAGCAAGAATGGCAGCTTCATCTTTCGTCAGACAATAATGACGGTAGCCAAGTCGTTGTTTATTTCGAACCGCGTCATTGA
- a CDS encoding response regulator transcription factor, translating to MVVLVVEDNSALAANMIEFLEAHGFECDYAGNGNLGLSLAMSQPFNAIVLDIMLPGKDGMSICTALREAGINTPILMLTARDTLDDKLQGFQAGTDDYLVKPFDLPELVARLQVLTKRISKRDVKLSVGDLVMDVNLRKVTRAGQVIELNKACWQILEVLLKTSPKVVTRQQIEHIIWPDQLPDSDVLKSHIYKLRQLVDKPFDKPLIQTVRGVGLVLNGGQDEA from the coding sequence GTGGTTGTACTTGTGGTCGAAGATAATAGCGCGTTAGCTGCCAACATGATTGAGTTTCTAGAAGCGCATGGTTTTGAATGTGATTATGCAGGGAATGGTAATTTAGGCTTGAGCTTGGCAATGAGTCAGCCATTTAACGCCATCGTGCTCGATATTATGTTGCCAGGCAAAGATGGTATGAGTATCTGCACAGCGTTAAGAGAAGCGGGTATTAACACGCCGATCCTAATGCTGACCGCAAGAGATACCTTAGATGATAAATTACAAGGATTCCAAGCTGGCACCGATGATTATTTAGTTAAGCCTTTTGACTTGCCCGAACTGGTTGCACGCCTGCAAGTACTGACTAAACGTATTAGTAAGCGCGATGTAAAATTGAGTGTTGGTGATTTGGTGATGGATGTTAATTTAAGAAAAGTCACCCGTGCAGGTCAGGTTATTGAGCTAAATAAAGCCTGTTGGCAAATATTAGAAGTGTTATTAAAAACCAGCCCCAAAGTCGTTACCCGCCAACAAATAGAGCACATTATTTGGCCGGACCAATTGCCTGATTCTGATGTGCTTAAATCCCATATATATAAATTACGACAGCTGGTGGATAAGCCATTCGATAAGCCGTTGATTCAAACGGTGAGGGGCGTTGGGCTTGTATTAAACGGTGGGCAAGATGAAGCATAG
- a CDS encoding DUF1566 domain-containing protein: MIKSKASKLTLIALSVVTALCNINTAVASIDGKQVSPSYAIVDTNQSQCFGTTDQEECPSATEAMFGQDAQYQGNQPSYIKHDNGTVSDQVTGLMWSQTTDINGDGKINAQDKLTFEEAVNYIKNLKLAGYSDWRLPTIKELYSLTLFDGQDPSGVKLNTGKSQLIPFIDHEIFGVNTGDTKSGERLIDSQFVTSTKYVSTTMHGDDTVFGVNFIDGRIKGYGTSMPDGSVKTFYVLAVRDNPDYGKNDFVKGEDGTIVDQATSLVWQQNDSATTMNFSDALGYCESLSVSGNNNWRLPNVKELQSIVDYTRSPDTSASAAIDPLFNSTAITNEGGKKDYANYWSSTTHVNLKDGENATYVSFGRATGFMNGQWLDVHGAGSQRSDPKVGDANQYPQGKGPQGDSIRINNMVRCVSGGDVTFNEAPEYQARAAMTIENMSTESTSEMPMNKSPLTMMDTNGDGKISFSEARGPLKEDFKRLDKNKDGFLTKDEIPSKQKRD, translated from the coding sequence ATGATCAAGTCAAAAGCATCTAAACTCACCCTCATCGCCCTTTCGGTTGTGACCGCTTTATGCAATATCAACACCGCAGTTGCGAGTATCGATGGCAAGCAAGTTAGCCCATCATATGCAATCGTCGATACCAATCAATCACAGTGTTTCGGTACTACAGATCAAGAGGAATGTCCGTCAGCAACAGAAGCGATGTTTGGTCAGGATGCACAATACCAAGGCAACCAGCCAAGCTACATAAAACACGACAATGGTACTGTGTCTGATCAGGTGACAGGTCTTATGTGGTCACAAACAACCGATATAAACGGTGACGGTAAAATCAATGCCCAAGATAAGCTCACCTTCGAAGAAGCTGTTAACTATATTAAAAATCTAAAACTAGCAGGCTACAGCGATTGGCGACTACCGACCATTAAAGAGCTTTATTCCCTGACCTTGTTTGATGGACAAGACCCGAGTGGTGTGAAATTAAACACGGGTAAATCTCAACTTATTCCCTTTATTGATCACGAAATATTTGGTGTTAATACCGGTGATACCAAATCTGGTGAGCGCTTGATTGATAGCCAATTTGTCACCAGCACGAAATATGTGTCAACAACCATGCACGGTGATGACACTGTTTTTGGTGTTAACTTTATTGACGGACGCATTAAAGGCTATGGAACAAGCATGCCAGACGGCAGTGTTAAAACCTTCTATGTACTTGCTGTACGAGACAACCCAGACTACGGCAAGAATGACTTTGTCAAAGGCGAAGATGGCACTATTGTTGACCAAGCAACAAGCCTAGTATGGCAGCAAAATGACAGCGCAACGACAATGAACTTTAGCGATGCACTTGGCTATTGTGAAAGCTTATCGGTATCAGGTAATAACAATTGGCGCTTACCAAATGTAAAAGAACTGCAATCGATTGTGGATTACACGCGCTCTCCAGACACCTCTGCGTCTGCCGCGATAGACCCATTATTTAATAGCACTGCGATCACCAATGAAGGTGGCAAAAAAGATTATGCCAACTACTGGAGCAGCACAACACACGTTAACCTGAAAGATGGCGAAAACGCGACGTATGTTTCATTTGGCCGTGCAACAGGCTTTATGAATGGCCAATGGTTAGACGTACATGGCGCGGGGTCACAACGAAGCGACCCTAAAGTTGGCGATGCGAACCAATATCCACAAGGTAAAGGCCCTCAAGGTGATTCTATCCGCATAAACAATATGGTTCGCTGCGTGAGTGGTGGTGACGTGACGTTTAATGAGGCCCCTGAATATCAAGCACGAGCAGCCATGACAATAGAGAACATGAGCACTGAGTCGACATCTGAGATGCCGATGAACAAGTCTCCATTAACAATGATGGACACAAATGGCGATGGCAAAATCTCGTTCAGCGAAGCAAGAGGTCCATTAAAAGAGGACTTTAAGCGACTAGATAAGAACAAAGATGGTTTTCTCACTAAGGACGAAATACCAAGTAAACAAAAACGTGATTAA
- a CDS encoding YHYH protein, with product MKKSMITLFMFPILGLTACGEGDTRDSVEVTDAADTSVPADSAQTENWIMNNETTSNYIYSDTGSTLENVQVAEIVNLDENNLDVGYVYVETTGIPKYDVTMTQVMVEQLNQRPRANSDFLTGSTFAVEGQVVTFGEDIGYNSSQENCSTTGGEGYWPPGPGCPTQQDKQAYFPVEPSNIEDGEESCETGLGKIGLMVNGTSIYNWGDGMSEGDNLWYTLAPVAEQYDVDICGGHAAAGDYHHHFYTSCLANLVGDDGSTHSPIYGFAADGYPLYGPYESENTLAVSGWKVRDYGANASQGGCDTEGQRSCVLVDPYDVSKGVKAVSNGPDIGENVTTLSGNTLAATDGYFYEDHYYAGATVEGAQLDQNNGHDTHDGKGYHYHITLTQAQNGKLEPAFPYTIGPNFKGQLASNSISQCSASGGMSPPPRR from the coding sequence ATGAAAAAATCGATGATAACCTTATTTATGTTCCCTATTTTAGGGCTGACCGCTTGTGGCGAAGGCGATACGAGGGACTCTGTTGAGGTTACAGATGCTGCAGATACCAGTGTTCCCGCTGACTCTGCCCAAACTGAAAATTGGATAATGAACAATGAAACAACATCCAATTATATTTACTCAGATACAGGAAGCACGCTCGAAAATGTACAAGTCGCTGAAATAGTAAATCTAGATGAAAACAACTTAGACGTTGGTTATGTTTATGTTGAAACAACCGGGATACCTAAATACGACGTAACAATGACCCAGGTTATGGTTGAACAACTGAATCAACGACCAAGAGCCAATTCCGACTTTCTAACAGGCAGCACCTTTGCGGTTGAAGGACAAGTGGTTACCTTTGGTGAAGACATTGGCTATAACAGCAGCCAAGAAAACTGCTCGACGACAGGTGGCGAAGGTTATTGGCCGCCAGGTCCTGGGTGTCCGACCCAGCAAGACAAACAAGCCTACTTTCCGGTAGAACCATCTAACATTGAAGACGGTGAAGAAAGTTGCGAAACAGGACTGGGGAAAATTGGCCTGATGGTCAATGGCACTAGTATTTATAACTGGGGTGATGGCATGAGTGAAGGTGACAACCTTTGGTATACCTTAGCCCCTGTAGCAGAACAGTACGACGTAGATATTTGTGGCGGTCATGCTGCCGCGGGTGATTATCATCATCACTTCTATACTAGCTGTTTAGCGAATTTAGTGGGCGACGATGGCAGTACTCACTCTCCTATTTATGGGTTTGCCGCTGATGGTTATCCGCTTTACGGTCCTTACGAAAGTGAGAACACACTGGCAGTGAGTGGTTGGAAAGTACGTGATTATGGTGCAAATGCCAGCCAAGGCGGTTGTGATACCGAAGGTCAACGAAGCTGTGTATTAGTAGACCCTTATGATGTATCCAAAGGCGTTAAAGCTGTGTCGAACGGCCCGGATATCGGCGAAAACGTAACGACTTTATCTGGTAACACACTCGCTGCAACCGATGGTTACTTCTATGAAGATCACTACTACGCAGGTGCAACTGTTGAAGGGGCTCAGCTTGACCAGAACAACGGTCACGATACTCATGATGGTAAAGGCTATCACTACCATATCACCTTAACACAAGCGCAGAATGGTAAGCTGGAACCCGCATTCCCGTATACCATAGGTCCCAATTTTAAAGGCCAACTCGCGAGTAATTCAATAAGCCAGTGTAGCGCTTCGGGTGGTATGTCTCCGCCTCCAAGACGTTAA
- a CDS encoding LlaJI family restriction endonuclease: MEQSNILYLSDRSFLSDKTIPTSLLDEMRFLGLIAPDMLKINFCGVVSYCDGLAVFLPRNHNSSLERSGAAGHHLLQALLKYYQSKDSGIYAQEGGEEVIGGRSLSLGISLLNDYRANGLYVRRLKERTINAGKVNWSRTITRSTSYPAANGPMYFDLSTSRSRYISNCETAKIHAQVITELFDDYGLLWLGLSSYFDERLELMPKPLGSTEVQIAYLQRELQVSYSERDIFLIKGLIQYLRVKKGSNTNNVLIGVRKFHNLWESMLDECLIGKYPINNKLPVPVYQTADDGFISVAQKGQRTDTVLKHPEEHRIAVVDAKYYEASSPRTAPGWPDLVKQFYYQKALCLLEGDSAVVSNHFIFPGSKKQLEAAHVAEREVTVKSKDDCLKEYSMIHCHYQDPIELLKAYVKGEKLTKLTDEIFELNKKGT; this comes from the coding sequence ATGGAACAGAGTAATATCCTCTATTTATCTGATCGTTCTTTTTTATCAGATAAAACTATTCCAACTTCTTTACTAGATGAGATGCGTTTTTTAGGTCTTATTGCACCTGATATGCTAAAAATTAATTTTTGTGGTGTGGTATCTTATTGTGATGGTTTAGCTGTTTTTTTACCGAGAAATCATAATTCTTCACTGGAAAGAAGTGGTGCAGCTGGTCACCATCTTCTTCAAGCGTTATTGAAATATTACCAAAGTAAAGACAGCGGTATTTATGCTCAAGAAGGTGGGGAAGAAGTGATCGGTGGTCGATCACTTTCTTTAGGTATCTCACTGCTTAATGATTATCGTGCTAATGGCTTATATGTACGTAGGCTCAAAGAACGTACTATTAATGCTGGTAAGGTTAATTGGTCAAGGACTATAACTCGAAGTACGTCTTATCCAGCAGCAAATGGACCAATGTATTTTGACTTGTCTACTTCTCGCTCCCGCTATATTTCAAACTGTGAGACAGCAAAGATTCATGCTCAAGTCATAACAGAGTTATTTGATGATTATGGCTTACTATGGTTAGGGTTATCTAGTTATTTTGATGAACGTCTTGAGTTGATGCCAAAGCCGCTCGGTAGCACTGAAGTTCAAATTGCATATCTGCAGCGTGAACTACAAGTGAGCTATTCTGAACGGGATATTTTTTTAATCAAAGGACTTATCCAATATCTCCGAGTTAAGAAAGGCTCTAATACAAATAACGTACTAATCGGTGTTCGCAAGTTTCATAACCTTTGGGAATCGATGTTGGATGAGTGCCTAATTGGCAAATACCCTATAAATAATAAGTTACCTGTTCCTGTCTATCAAACTGCAGATGATGGGTTTATTTCAGTAGCTCAGAAAGGGCAAAGAACGGATACAGTACTCAAACATCCCGAAGAACATAGGATTGCAGTTGTAGATGCTAAGTACTATGAAGCTAGCTCACCAAGGACTGCGCCTGGTTGGCCTGATTTAGTAAAACAATTTTATTATCAGAAAGCATTGTGCCTTTTAGAGGGGGATAGCGCGGTGGTATCCAACCATTTTATATTCCCTGGGAGTAAAAAGCAGCTTGAAGCAGCCCATGTTGCAGAACGCGAAGTCACAGTAAAATCAAAAGATGATTGTTTAAAAGAGTACTCAATGATTCATTGCCATTACCAAGACCCTATAGAGTTACTAAAAGCTTATGTGAAAGGTGAAAAGTTGACTAAGTTAACAGACGAAATCTTTGAGCTTAATAAAAAAGGCACATAA